A genomic stretch from Oreochromis niloticus isolate F11D_XX linkage group LG11, O_niloticus_UMD_NMBU, whole genome shotgun sequence includes:
- the hcst gene encoding hematopoietic cell signal transducer, with the protein MAMANNKFLTVVLFGLFFSLAPALADSTVSCYRIEPGTIAGIICADVVLTLIIVVVTYRCASFRRQKIDNAHKVYMNVRANCKS; encoded by the exons ATGGCGATGGCAAATAACAAATTCCTCACCGTTGTCCTATTTGGTCTTTTTTTCA GCCTTGCACCAGCACTTGCTG ACAGCACAGTGTCATGCTATAGGATTGAGCCAGGAACAATAGCAGGCATTATCTGTGCAGATGTGGTGCTGACCCTTATTATTGTCGTTGTAACATACCGATGTGCCAGTTTTCGGCGTCAGAAGATAGATAATG CTCACAAAGTGTATATGAATGTCCGGGCCAACTGCAAGAGCTGA
- the tyrobp gene encoding TYRO protein tyrosine kinase-binding protein has product MSDALCIVGSLFGSSEGQQECGSCYLINMESVIGIIASDIILTIFITISVFCFATHQRRKREWESHSGKRSAPSSISKKMATEVTESPYQELHGVQSDVYSELRHYRK; this is encoded by the exons ATGTCTGATGCTCTCTGTATTGTGGGTTCGTTGTTTG GCTCATCAGAAGGACAGCAAG aatGTGGTTCCTGTTACCTGATAAACATGGAATCTGTAATAGGCATTATTGCCTCTGACATCATCTTGACCATCTTCATCACTATTTCTGTATTTTGCTTTGCGACTCATCAGAGGAGAAAGAGGGAATGGGAATCACACAGTG GCAAAAGAAGTGCACCATCATCAatttcaaagaaaatggcaaCAGAGGTCACAGAATCTCCATACCAG GAGTTACATGGAGTCCAGTCAGATGTTTACAGTGAACTTCGGCACTATAGGAAATGA
- the LOC102078727 gene encoding uncharacterized protein LOC102078727 isoform X1 translates to MKILLCCLLLLPFADMVVAASIKGQSSKEGVLSFLHDALAVTTERTTPAAVTAQRTPLCGTVNKQDSDDISDAKSTESSETNRCPEPDAFDKNGDESRDVSKDLDSDEIMIPGAVAKNEAPSRKETVVGKDSMAAMDITSSLVQDHGNREHSLIEGELQASRDSEEGGITNAREGGGQSTNLQRWATRGKVNGMSGMLVHGQIREGPNWDSLEDSSDSLAGVSTKKQTDYDETREYMSSETYPVVPQERSSLPTPSKNHVA, encoded by the exons CCTCTTGTGTTGCCTGCTCCTGCTTCCATTTGCagatatggtggtggcagcctCTATCAAAG GGCAATCCTCCAAAGAAGGTGTGTTAAGCTTTCTACATG ATGCACTAGCAGTTACTACAGAAAGGACCACACCTGCAGCCGTCACAG CACAAAGGACCCCTCTATGTGGCACTGTGAATAAGCAAGACTCAGACG ATATCTCAGATGCCAAATCTACAGAGAGCTCTGAAACCAACAGATGTCCAG AACCTGATGCGTTTGACAAAAATGGAGATGAAAGCAGAG ATGTATCCAAAGACCTtgacagcgatgagatcatgATTCCTGGAGCTGTGGCAAAAAATGAAGCTCCATCAAGGAAGGAGACTGTAGTGGGCAAAGATAGTATGGCAGCGATGGATATTACCAGCAGCCTGGTTCAGGACCATGGGAACAGGGAGCATAGTTTGATTGAAGGAGAACTCCAAGCAAGCAGAGACAGTGAGGAAGGAGGGATAACAAATGCTCGGGAGGGTGGCGGTCAAAGCACCAATCTCCAAAGGTGGGCCACACGAGGAAAAGTTAATGGGATGAGTGGTATGTTGGTCCATGGCCAAATCAGAGAAGGGCCAAATTGGGATAGTTTGGAAGACAGCAGTGACAGCCTGGCTGGAGTGAGCACCAAAAAACAAACGGACTATGATG AAACCAGAGAATatatgagctctgaaacctatCCAGTTG TCCCACAAGAGCGCAGCAGCTTGCCCACTCCATCCAAGAACCATGTCGCTTGA
- the LOC102078727 gene encoding uncharacterized protein LOC102078727 isoform X2, with amino-acid sequence MKILLCCLLLLPFADMVVAASIKGQSSKEDALAVTTERTTPAAVTAQRTPLCGTVNKQDSDDISDAKSTESSETNRCPEPDAFDKNGDESRDVSKDLDSDEIMIPGAVAKNEAPSRKETVVGKDSMAAMDITSSLVQDHGNREHSLIEGELQASRDSEEGGITNAREGGGQSTNLQRWATRGKVNGMSGMLVHGQIREGPNWDSLEDSSDSLAGVSTKKQTDYDETREYMSSETYPVVPQERSSLPTPSKNHVA; translated from the exons CCTCTTGTGTTGCCTGCTCCTGCTTCCATTTGCagatatggtggtggcagcctCTATCAAAG GGCAATCCTCCAAAGAAG ATGCACTAGCAGTTACTACAGAAAGGACCACACCTGCAGCCGTCACAG CACAAAGGACCCCTCTATGTGGCACTGTGAATAAGCAAGACTCAGACG ATATCTCAGATGCCAAATCTACAGAGAGCTCTGAAACCAACAGATGTCCAG AACCTGATGCGTTTGACAAAAATGGAGATGAAAGCAGAG ATGTATCCAAAGACCTtgacagcgatgagatcatgATTCCTGGAGCTGTGGCAAAAAATGAAGCTCCATCAAGGAAGGAGACTGTAGTGGGCAAAGATAGTATGGCAGCGATGGATATTACCAGCAGCCTGGTTCAGGACCATGGGAACAGGGAGCATAGTTTGATTGAAGGAGAACTCCAAGCAAGCAGAGACAGTGAGGAAGGAGGGATAACAAATGCTCGGGAGGGTGGCGGTCAAAGCACCAATCTCCAAAGGTGGGCCACACGAGGAAAAGTTAATGGGATGAGTGGTATGTTGGTCCATGGCCAAATCAGAGAAGGGCCAAATTGGGATAGTTTGGAAGACAGCAGTGACAGCCTGGCTGGAGTGAGCACCAAAAAACAAACGGACTATGATG AAACCAGAGAATatatgagctctgaaacctatCCAGTTG TCCCACAAGAGCGCAGCAGCTTGCCCACTCCATCCAAGAACCATGTCGCTTGA
- the LOC102078727 gene encoding uncharacterized protein LOC102078727 isoform X3, with the protein MKILLCCLLLLPFADMVVAASIKGQSSKEGVLSFLHDALAVTTERTTPAAVTAQRTPLCGTVNKQDSDDISDAKSTESSETNRCPEPDAFDKNGDESRDVSKDLDSDEIMIPGAVAKNEAPSRKETVVGKDSMAAMDITSSLVQDHGNREHSLIEGELQASRDSEEGGITNAREGGGQSTNLQRWATRGKVNGMSGMLVHGQIREGPNWDSLEDSSDSLAGVSTKKQTDYDVPQERSSLPTPSKNHVA; encoded by the exons CCTCTTGTGTTGCCTGCTCCTGCTTCCATTTGCagatatggtggtggcagcctCTATCAAAG GGCAATCCTCCAAAGAAGGTGTGTTAAGCTTTCTACATG ATGCACTAGCAGTTACTACAGAAAGGACCACACCTGCAGCCGTCACAG CACAAAGGACCCCTCTATGTGGCACTGTGAATAAGCAAGACTCAGACG ATATCTCAGATGCCAAATCTACAGAGAGCTCTGAAACCAACAGATGTCCAG AACCTGATGCGTTTGACAAAAATGGAGATGAAAGCAGAG ATGTATCCAAAGACCTtgacagcgatgagatcatgATTCCTGGAGCTGTGGCAAAAAATGAAGCTCCATCAAGGAAGGAGACTGTAGTGGGCAAAGATAGTATGGCAGCGATGGATATTACCAGCAGCCTGGTTCAGGACCATGGGAACAGGGAGCATAGTTTGATTGAAGGAGAACTCCAAGCAAGCAGAGACAGTGAGGAAGGAGGGATAACAAATGCTCGGGAGGGTGGCGGTCAAAGCACCAATCTCCAAAGGTGGGCCACACGAGGAAAAGTTAATGGGATGAGTGGTATGTTGGTCCATGGCCAAATCAGAGAAGGGCCAAATTGGGATAGTTTGGAAGACAGCAGTGACAGCCTGGCTGGAGTGAGCACCAAAAAACAAACGGACTATGATG TCCCACAAGAGCGCAGCAGCTTGCCCACTCCATCCAAGAACCATGTCGCTTGA